One window of Trifolium pratense cultivar HEN17-A07 linkage group LG5, ARS_RC_1.1, whole genome shotgun sequence genomic DNA carries:
- the LOC123887513 gene encoding B3 domain-containing transcription factor VRN1-like, with the protein MLYIQYIKLYTIYLIHSLSMARTNSTKHSIHFFKIILQTNLQRLKIPNKFTKSHGVGLSNPVLINPPDGTKWKVYWKNINGEIWFEKGWKSFTQNYSLGHGSLVVFKYKEGTSKFDVLILGQSAVEIDYDPSSDTHDDDDKNDNVGDSNDDEPVKILDENSDDESVMILDELSSPRPHKKVRGETENITKRTSSLNMPKEARAQEIAENFISSNPFFTILINTYHVVESHQLGVPSLKGVIENKGKDVMLQIGKRSWNVKLLRCSENTNTRRLSAGWRLFLRESGLKPGDVCVFELINKNDLIFKVHVF; encoded by the exons ATGTTATATATACAGTACATCAAACTATACACAATATACTTAATTCACTCACTCTCCATGGCTAGAACAAATTCTACCAAGCACTCAATCCATTTCTTCAAGATCATCCTCCAAACTAATCTTCAAAGACTT AAAATACCAAataagtttacaaagagtcatgGAGTTGGTTTATCAAATCCAGTGTTGATCAATCCTCCTGATGGCACTAAATGGAAAGTTTATTGGAAAAATATCAATGGTGAGATTTGGTTTGAAAAGGGTTGGAAATCTTTTACTCAAAATTACTCTCTAGGACATGGCAGTTTGGTTGTGTTTAAATATAAAGAAGGAACTTCCAAGTTCGATGTACTCATACTTGGCCAAAGTGCAGTAGAAATAGACTATGATCCTTCATCTGACactcatgatgatgatgataaaaatGACAATGTTGGTGATAGTAATGATGATGAACCAGTTAAGATTTTGGATGAAAATAGTGACGATGAATCAGTTATGATTTTGGATGAATTAAGTTCTCCTCGACCACATAAAAAAGTCAGAG GTGAGACTGAAAACATTACTAAAAGGACTTCATCACTAAATATGCCAAAGGAAGCTAGAGCTCAGGAAATTGCTGAAAACTTCATCTCAAGCAATCCCTTTTTCACAATTCTTATAAATACTTATCACGTGGTCGAAAGTCATCAGCTG GGTGTACCAAGTTTAAAGGGGGTTATTGAGAACAAAGGGAAGGATGTGATGTTGCAGATTGGAAAAAGATCATGGAATGTGAAACTGCTTCGTTGTTCCGAGAATACAAATACTCGTCGCCTCTCAGCGGGTTGGCGCTTGTTTCTACGTGAAAGTGGACTGAAACCGGGAGATGTTTGTGTCTTTGAACTGATAAACAAgaatgatttaatttttaaagttcACGTTTTCTAA